The genome window ATGAACGGAACCCGCATTGCCGCGGGATCGGCCACTTCCTTGGGCGGGATGCCGTAATAGCAGACCGCGGAGTCGCATTCTGGAAGTTTGACCCCAGCAATGATGGTCAGCGCGCCGCCCATGCAGAAGCCGAGGACCGCCGCCTTGCCGCCATCGGATTTCAGATACTGCAGCGCGCCGCGAATGTCCTGATTGGCCGCACCGGGGAAATCCAGGCCGGACATCATGTGGTTCGCCTCGTCGGGATCCTTCGTCACACGGCCTTCGAACAGGTCCGGCGCCAATGTCGTGAAGCCGGCCTTCGCAAACCGGTCGGCGACGCCCTTGATCTGGTCATTGAGACCCCACCATTCCTGGATCAGGACGATGGACCCTTTCGGCGATTCCGCCTTCGCCAGATATCCCTTGGCGCGGCTCCCGTCCGGGCACGGATAGTCGATCATGTCACCCATTGCATTTTCTCCCAGTTTCAAGGGTTCGCCTCCCAAGATAGAAGCCGTCCGCCGATCTGTGTAGGGGTCAGTCGAGATAGTCCAGGGGCAGGGCGGTCGTCGTCTTGATCTCCTCCATGGCGAAACTGGAGGAGACGTCCGACAGGTCGATCTTGGAAATCAACCGCTTGTAGAAGGCATCATAGGCCGGAATGTCCGGGACGACGACTTTCATCAGATAATCGACATCGCCGCTCATCCGATGAAACTCGACGACCTCCGGCATGTCCCGAACGGCGCCGGCAAACTTGTCCAGCCAGTCGGCGGCATGGGATCGCGTCTTTACCGCCACAAAAACCGTCGTCGCGACCCCAAGCCGTTCGCGATCCAGAAGGGCGACCCGCTTCTTGATATAGCCGGCGCTTTCCAGATGCCGGACCCGGCGCCAGCACGGCGTTGTCGAAAGGCCGACACGGTCCGCGAGGTCGGCGGTCGACAGGGATGCATCCTGCTGCAGTTCCTGGAGGATGCGCCGATCAATCGAGTCGAGAGCCATAGAATGAAACGCTCGAAAAATTAACAAGATTAGAAAAAAATATCACGAAATGGGAAAAATGTCAGCATGTTTGAAATCCATTTTCCCGAAACCTGAGGCATGATTACAGGGTCGAAGCAAGGGGATGAATATGTTGCACAGTGCCTTTACCAAACACCCGGCCTCTGTCGGGGAAACCTACACCGAGCATATGGGAACGGCTTTCAGCTTTGCCGGCCCGTTGCTGCTGGCTGGACTGTGCTGCGTCGTTCATGCGTTTCTGCCCTTCGCCTTCGAAAAGACCGGCAGCCGGATGATCACGCGTCTTCATGACCGGATGGTCGCCAACCGGGTCAAGCCGCACAACATGGACAAGGTGGTGGCGCAGCCCGCCGAATGATCGATCAGGCCCCGGCGGCGCGTGTGTCGAGGATGACCCGCGCGCTGTGGCAGTCTTTGGCAATCTGAGTTTTCAGCGCATCCAGCCCGTCGAATTTCCGTTCGCCGCGAATGAATTCGATCAGGGCGACGCGCATATGCGTCCCGTATAGGTCGCGGTCGAAGTCGAACAGGTGGACTTCGAACTTCTCCGTCAAGCCGTCCACGGTCGGCCGCTTGCCCAGATTGGCGACGCCGTCGCACCAAACGGTCTGGCCCACCCGTCCGGTTTCAACGCCCACCCGCACGGCGTAAACGCCATAGGCTGGCCGGATATAATCGCCCAGATCCAGGTTTGCCGTCGGGAAGCCGATGGTCCGGCCGATCTGGTCGCCATGCAATACCTCGCCTTCGATCTCGAAGGGCCGGCCCAGCAGGGCGGCGGCCTGACCGGGTTGACCACCGGCCAGATAATCCCGAATCCGGGTCGAGGAATATATTTCTCCAGTCGCGGAAGCTGAGGGTTCGATCACCAGGGTCTCGAACCGACCGTCCGCCTTCAGTGTCTCGATATCGCCGGTGCGCCCGCGGCCGAACTTGAAATCGTAGCCCACGACCAGGACGCCGACGCCGATCCCGTCGACCAGGACCGACTGAATGAATGCCTCCGCCTCCAGTGCCGCCAGCGATCCGTCAAAGTTCAGGCAGATCAGGGAATCCACGCCCAGCGCCTGCAACTGATGGGCCTTGTTGGTGAAGGGGGTGAGGCGGAAGGGTGGGTCGTCCTTCCGGAAATAGGCGCGCGGATGGGGTTCGAACGTCATGACCGCCAGATCGACTCCGCGTTCCTCCGCGATCTCTCCGGCCTGGCCGATTACCGATTGATGGCCGCGATGCACCCCGTCGAAATTGCCCAAAGCAACGACCGCGCCCCGGCGTTCTGCCGGAAAGTCGGCGGTTTCCCTGAAAATCTGCATGAAAGCGTGCCGCTCCGGCTGGTATGACTGGCTGTTGGCAGGTTAGCCGTTTCCGCCTGCACTGAAAACGCCTCAGGCGGAGGCCGCCTTGGTCGCTTCTTCCTCCGATCGGCTGCGCACCATCATCTTGGCCTCGCCATCGCATACCAGCTTGTCGCCGACGGACGCCGTGGTCTTGCAGATGATACGTTTCTTCTCCGGGATGATGTCCAGAATGACCGCCTTGGCCGTGACCGTGTCACCGGCGCGAACAGGGGCCAGGAATTTCAGATCCTGACTGAGGTAGATACAGCCCGGCCCGGGCATTTTCATACCCAGAACCGTTGAGATCAGACTGGCCGTCAGCATGCCGTGGGCAATCCGGCCCTTGAACATCGTGTCGGCAGCGAAATCCTCGTTCACATGGACTGGATTCATGTCCCCCGTCACCCCGGAGAACAATACGATATCCGCTTCCGTGATGGTCTTGGCAAAGACCGCCGTCATGCCGACCGACAGGTCCTCGATGAAAAAACCGTTCAGGTCGGTATGCAGTCGCGGACTGTCCATGGGAAAGGCTCCTCGGCGTTATACTGGCATGCGGGCCCGAAATCTGCGGGCCCGCGGCTGATGCTGCGCTGCAACGCTAGCGACTACGCCGCGAGGCGGCAAGTCCGGAACGGGGCGCGGGTTCAGGCCTGCCCGCGAGGATCGATGGGCAGGCCCGTTGCCAGGCCTGCCGCCGCCTCGAAATGCCGTGCATGGCCGAGAACGCGTCCTTCGCCCCGCGGCCCGCCGACAAACTGGATACCCACCGGCAGACCGTCCGTTGTGAATCCGGCCGGTACAGACACCGACGGCATCGCCGTCAAGGTGATGGCCGAGACCATGGCAAGCCAGTGGATGTAGTTGTCGAACCGCTGGCCGTTCACTTCGTCGACCCAGAGCTGCTCGGCCGGGTAAGGGGGCACGATGGAGGTTGGGCAGACAAAGGCGTCGAATCCGCGTTCCGTCAGCAGCGATACCGCATCCATGTAGATGGCGCCGCGGCTGCGCTGGGCTGCTGCGATGTCATCCGCCGTCAGGCCCATGCCGTATTCGATGTTCCAGATCACATCGTCCTTCAACTTGGCACGCAGGGCCGGATCGCCATATTTGTCGCGGTGTCCGTTGACGAAACCCAGACCACGCAGGACCTTGAATGTTTCGATGGCCTCGCTGAAGTCCGGGCAGGACTCCACCAGTTCGACACCCATGTCGCGCAGGCGTTCCAATGCGCTCTCGAACACGGTCTGCACCGCCGGGTCGACCGGAATGATGCCGCCCAGGTCCAGACTGTAGGCGATCCTTTTCGGCGGCGCGGTCTGGCGGCACGTTTCCCGGAAGGAAGGGGTGGGTGCCGGTTGGCTGATCGGGTCACGGGGATCGCGGCCGGCCATGGCGTCGAGCATAAGGGCCGTGTCTTCCACGGTGCGGCCCATCGGACCTTCAACACTCATTGTACCGAACGGGTCACCGGGGTTGAGGCGCGGTACGCAACCGGGGCTGGGTCGCAGCCCGACGACGCCGCAAAAACTGGCCGGCGTCCGCAGGCTGCCGCCCAGATCGGACCCGCTGGCGAGCCAGCATTGCCCGGTCGCGAGGGCCACTGCCGATCCACCGGACGACCCCGCGCAACTCCTGGAGATATCCCAGGGATTGCGGGTGATGCCGAAGACCGCATTGAACGTATTGGCGCCGGCGCCGAATTCCGGCGTGTTGGTCTTGCCGATCGGAATTGCGCCATTGGCTTCGAGATTGGCGGCCGGTATGTCGGTGAAATCAGGGATGAAGTCTTCGAAAATCGGCGAACCATAGGTACAGCGGACGCTGGCCAGCTCAGTCAGATCCTTGATTCCGACCGGCAGGCCGGCAAGCAGGCTGTTCCGGTCCGCCTTCGCCGCCTGTGCTTCCGCGCGGTCGCGACAGCGGGTAACCATCGCATTGACCGTACCGTCCACCGCGTCGATCCGGTCGAAAGCCGCCGCGATCATCTCCATCGGCGTGACATCGCCGGATTTCAGAAGGTCGACGGCATCGCAGGCGGTCAGGCGGATCAGGTCGGTCATGGCGTGGCTTTCAAATGGAAATGCGGGACGGAAGTTGAAAAGACGGTGACGAAACCCTACAGCAAGGTCAACCGGATCAGCCATACGAGAAAGGGACAGTCCCGCGATGACCGATGATGCCAGCCAGAACGTGACCGACCCGATGCTGGACCGGATTCCGGTCAGTGTCCTGACTGGCTTCCTGGGATCCGGCAAGACGACGGTGCTGAACCGGCTGCTTAAGAATCCGGACATGGGGCAGGCCGCAGTCGTCATCAACGAGTTCGGGGAAGTCGGAATCGACAACCTGCTGGTCGAAAGCGCCAGCGAGGATATGGTGGTCATGGATTCCGGCTGTTTGTGCTGCACCATTCGGGGCGATCTGATCGAGACGCTGAGAGGTCTGATCCGGCGGCGCTGGCGCGGCGAGGTGCCTGCCTTCGAGCGACTGGTCATCGAAACGACCGGTCTGGCCGACCCGGCGCCCATCCTTCACACCCTAATGACCGATCCGGTGATTTCGGCCCGCTATCGCCTGGATGGCGTTATTGCAACGGTCGATGCGACGGCGGGGGCGGCGACCCTCGACGCGCAGCCGGAGGCCGTGAAGCAGGCCGCGGTCGCCGATCGCATCCTGCTGACCAAGACCGATCTCGCGCCGCATAATGCCGACCTGATCGAACGCCTGGGCGGGATCAACCCGGCCGCGCCGGTCCTGCCAGTGGTGCAGGGGGCGGTGAATCCGGCAGACCTGTTCGGCAGCGGACTTTACGATCCGGCCACGAAGTCGCCGGACGTTGCCCGTTGGCTGGCGGAGGAAGCCTATGCCGACAGCGGGCATGGGCATCATGATCACGGTCATGATCACGGGCGCGCACATGACCACGACCGAAACCGTCATGACGACCGGATCCGATCCTTTGTCATCCGCTACGACGCGCCGATTGCATGGGATTCCTTCGTCGAATGGATCGAGGCCCTGATCTCGACCCACGGCGCAAACCTGCTGCGGATGAAGGGCATCCTGAATGTGAAGGAAGCACAGGGCCCGGTTGCCGTTCACGGCGTGCAGCATGTCTTCCACCCGCCCGCCATGCTGGAATCCTGGCCTCAGGGGGACGATCAGGTATCGCGCATCGTCATTATTGCCCGGGACCTGAATCAGGATCCGGTCGAGAAGATGTTCCGGGCCTTTATGGAGGTCTAGCGACCGTTGAGGACCCGCTTCTGGTCCTGCGCCAGACCTGCCAGCATCTGCTCAAGCTGTGACAGGCTGCCCGCGTCGTAGCGCTGCTCCAGTCGTTGACGTCCCTCTACGTCGAACAGCGTTTCCGCGAGTTCCTTGTAGAGCGCCGACATCAGCTTGTGGAATTCCATGTCGCCGAAATGCCAAGCCTTTTCCGCATCGGACTTGGCGGCGGGCATGGTGCGTTCGAAGAAGCTGACCATCCAGCCGCGCCGCTTCGGGACATCCAGGAAGTAGCGCGAGATATAGATCAGGATATCGTTGACCAGTACCTGCGCCACCGGGCGCTCATGCAGCCGTTCCCAATCCAGAGAGCCACCCTCCTTGGCGCGCAGGGATTCGATCATTTCGCGTGCCCGGTCCTCATATTCGTCAAACAGTTCAGGACCGACCATCTGGTGCAGGGCCTGGATGAAGGCGGGAATGATCCGGCGGGAGAGAGTGCGCCCCGGAACGGGATCCTTGTCGCGGTCAGGCAGCAGGTGGACGAAGCGCGCAACGATCAGACGCTCCAGCGGAAACTTCCGCATGCGTGCATAATAGGATTCCTCGAACTGCTGCTGCAGACCGACCCATGTCGAATCGCACAGGCCGCGCAGGGTCGGATCCTGATCGTAGCTGTACGCATTGACCACCGCCTGGATGTCGCGCGCCGTCAGTTTGCCGTCGCCGCGCGCTGAATGCGCCGCCAGCCGGTCGATCAGCAACTGGCTGACACGATGGGCGAACTCGCCCAGTTTTTCGGCGCCGGGTGAGGCGGCTGTCACGGAATTTCCCTTATCGTCGGCCATTATCGTCTTTCCAATCGCTCCTGGACATTAGGTATCGCCCTGCCGGGACTTGATTTCAAGCGGCCCGGCCAAGATAGTCACGGCGCGGCGGGACGGACCGGCCGCCCTGGACACCGGTGCCCCGTCATCCCGAAGGACCCACCCCGATGACCGATCGCCTCACCGTCGCATTGGCGCAGCTCAACCCGACCGTCGGGGACGTCACCGGCAATGCCGCACTGGCACGCAAGGCGCGTGCCGAAGCCGCCGCCGCGGGCGCGGACCTGCTGCTTCTGCCGGAACTCTTCCTGTCGGGATATCAGCCGGAAGATCTGGTTTTGAAGCCATTCTTCCTGGACAAGCTTGAGGAGGCGGCGGCCGCCCTTGCCGCGGAAACCGCAGATGGCGGTCCGGATGTGCTGTTGCCGACCCCCTGGCGCGGCGATGGTACAAAGCCCCGCAATGCGGTGCTTTATCTTACCGGTGGGCGTATCGAGACCGCTCGCTACAAGCACGATCTGCCGAATTACGGTGTCTTCGATGAGAAGCGCGTCTTTGAGGCCGGACCGATGCCGGGCCCGATCAGCATCAAGGGCGTGCGAATCGGGGTCCCGATCTGCGAAGACATTTGGACCGCCGACGTCGTCGAATGTCTGGACGAGTCCGGCGCGGAGATCCTTCTGGTCCCGAATGGCAGTCCCTATGAGGACGGCAAGGAAGACGTGCGCATCCAACTGGGCGTCAACCGCGTGCGCGAAAGCGGCCTGCCCATTGCCTATCTCAATCAGGTCGGCGGTCAGGACGAGCTGGTCTATGACGGATCGTCCTTCGTGATGAACCCGGATTTCAGCCTTGCGATCCAGATGCCTGCTTTCGAGGACACGATTTCGATTGCGGTGTTCGAGCGTGGGCGTGACG of Alphaproteobacteria bacterium contains these proteins:
- a CDS encoding MaoC family dehydratase encodes the protein MDSPRLHTDLNGFFIEDLSVGMTAVFAKTITEADIVLFSGVTGDMNPVHVNEDFAADTMFKGRIAHGMLTASLISTVLGMKMPGPGCIYLSQDLKFLAPVRAGDTVTAKAVILDIIPEKKRIICKTTASVGDKLVCDGEAKMMVRSRSEEEATKAASA
- a CDS encoding amidase family protein, with the protein product MTDLIRLTACDAVDLLKSGDVTPMEMIAAAFDRIDAVDGTVNAMVTRCRDRAEAQAAKADRNSLLAGLPVGIKDLTELASVRCTYGSPIFEDFIPDFTDIPAANLEANGAIPIGKTNTPEFGAGANTFNAVFGITRNPWDISRSCAGSSGGSAVALATGQCWLASGSDLGGSLRTPASFCGVVGLRPSPGCVPRLNPGDPFGTMSVEGPMGRTVEDTALMLDAMAGRDPRDPISQPAPTPSFRETCRQTAPPKRIAYSLDLGGIIPVDPAVQTVFESALERLRDMGVELVESCPDFSEAIETFKVLRGLGFVNGHRDKYGDPALRAKLKDDVIWNIEYGMGLTADDIAAAQRSRGAIYMDAVSLLTERGFDAFVCPTSIVPPYPAEQLWVDEVNGQRFDNYIHWLAMVSAITLTAMPSVSVPAGFTTDGLPVGIQFVGGPRGEGRVLGHARHFEAAAGLATGLPIDPRGQA
- a CDS encoding DUF6356 family protein, which encodes MLHSAFTKHPASVGETYTEHMGTAFSFAGPLLLAGLCCVVHAFLPFAFEKTGSRMITRLHDRMVANRVKPHNMDKVVAQPAE
- a CDS encoding dienelactone hydrolase family protein, with translation MGDMIDYPCPDGSRAKGYLAKAESPKGSIVLIQEWWGLNDQIKGVADRFAKAGFTTLAPDLFEGRVTKDPDEANHMMSGLDFPGAANQDIRGALQYLKSDGGKAAVLGFCMGGALTIIAGVKLPECDSAVCYYGIPPKEVADPAAMRVPFMGHFATQDDWCTPAAVAALKNDMAAVETPVEIYDYEGEHGFFNDTREVYDRSAAELSWDRSIAFLERTLA
- a CDS encoding Lrp/AsnC family transcriptional regulator produces the protein MALDSIDRRILQELQQDASLSTADLADRVGLSTTPCWRRVRHLESAGYIKKRVALLDRERLGVATTVFVAVKTRSHAADWLDKFAGAVRDMPEVVEFHRMSGDVDYLMKVVVPDIPAYDAFYKRLISKIDLSDVSSSFAMEEIKTTTALPLDYLD
- a CDS encoding GTP-binding protein; translated protein: MTDDASQNVTDPMLDRIPVSVLTGFLGSGKTTVLNRLLKNPDMGQAAVVINEFGEVGIDNLLVESASEDMVVMDSGCLCCTIRGDLIETLRGLIRRRWRGEVPAFERLVIETTGLADPAPILHTLMTDPVISARYRLDGVIATVDATAGAATLDAQPEAVKQAAVADRILLTKTDLAPHNADLIERLGGINPAAPVLPVVQGAVNPADLFGSGLYDPATKSPDVARWLAEEAYADSGHGHHDHGHDHGRAHDHDRNRHDDRIRSFVIRYDAPIAWDSFVEWIEALISTHGANLLRMKGILNVKEAQGPVAVHGVQHVFHPPAMLESWPQGDDQVSRIVIIARDLNQDPVEKMFRAFMEV
- a CDS encoding bifunctional riboflavin kinase/FAD synthetase; translation: MQIFRETADFPAERRGAVVALGNFDGVHRGHQSVIGQAGEIAEERGVDLAVMTFEPHPRAYFRKDDPPFRLTPFTNKAHQLQALGVDSLICLNFDGSLAALEAEAFIQSVLVDGIGVGVLVVGYDFKFGRGRTGDIETLKADGRFETLVIEPSASATGEIYSSTRIRDYLAGGQPGQAAALLGRPFEIEGEVLHGDQIGRTIGFPTANLDLGDYIRPAYGVYAVRVGVETGRVGQTVWCDGVANLGKRPTVDGLTEKFEVHLFDFDRDLYGTHMRVALIEFIRGERKFDGLDALKTQIAKDCHSARVILDTRAAGA